The Candidatus Babeliales bacterium genome includes a window with the following:
- a CDS encoding DUF1343 domain-containing protein, with amino-acid sequence MKIKLYKKMICLSLLITGINIFSEVVPFKLGVENIPVSLLKKVCPHKKKDSCMIGLITNQTGVDQKGKRTIDILAVDHYAVRYIFVPEHGLNGTLAERDVHDSIDKKTGISIVSLYGNGSGKMITPEHMNNIDVIIFDIQDSGMRHYTYISTLLTTMKIAAEYNKPFVVLDRPNPLGGIMEGPLVDPNLISFISIAPIPLRHGMTIGELAWYFNKHVLEKRVSLHVVKMKGYDRSQGFIGNLIHQLSPNLQSLQSCYGYSFLGLLGEIEPFNVGVGTSMAFRCITLPESMHVSDEVWNRLQTILNSFNIKSYHYHYINKKNKKTNKGLRLEFSDINNVHAFELFIVILQFFKNEKISFSFSRSFDKAIGTTSVQKLLDGTLSEKLFFNHIHKDLQRFYKHAQDSFLYQPWPTIKKATYFIQKSKKAQQQEIS; translated from the coding sequence ATGAAAATAAAATTATATAAAAAAATGATTTGTCTTAGTCTTCTTATAACGGGAATTAACATATTTTCTGAAGTTGTGCCTTTTAAGCTTGGCGTTGAAAATATTCCAGTATCTTTATTAAAAAAAGTCTGCCCCCATAAAAAAAAAGATTCATGCATGATTGGCCTAATCACCAATCAAACGGGTGTTGATCAAAAAGGAAAAAGAACAATTGATATTCTTGCTGTTGATCACTATGCCGTGCGATACATTTTTGTTCCCGAACATGGACTAAATGGAACATTAGCTGAGCGCGATGTCCATGATTCTATTGATAAAAAAACAGGTATTTCCATAGTCAGTTTATATGGTAATGGTTCAGGTAAAATGATTACGCCTGAACATATGAATAATATTGATGTAATAATATTTGATATTCAAGATTCTGGTATGCGCCATTATACATATATTTCTACCTTACTTACTACAATGAAAATAGCCGCGGAATACAATAAACCATTTGTTGTTTTGGATCGACCAAATCCATTAGGTGGAATTATGGAAGGTCCACTTGTTGATCCTAATCTTATCTCATTTATTTCCATTGCACCTATTCCATTACGTCATGGAATGACAATTGGTGAATTAGCGTGGTATTTCAATAAACATGTACTAGAAAAACGTGTGTCATTGCATGTGGTAAAAATGAAAGGATATGATCGATCACAAGGTTTTATTGGAAACTTGATACATCAGTTATCACCAAATTTGCAATCATTACAATCATGTTATGGCTATAGCTTTTTAGGATTATTAGGAGAAATAGAACCATTTAATGTTGGCGTTGGAACATCTATGGCATTCCGCTGTATTACCTTACCAGAATCTATGCATGTATCTGATGAAGTATGGAATCGTCTACAAACAATTTTGAATTCATTTAACATTAAAAGTTATCATTATCATTATATTAATAAAAAAAATAAAAAAACTAATAAAGGTTTACGATTAGAATTTTCTGATATAAATAATGTACATGCGTTTGAATTATTTATTGTAATATTACAGTTCTTTAAGAATGAAAAAATATCATTTTCCTTTTCTCGATCATTTGATAAAGCTATTGGCACTACCTCAGTACAAAAACTATTGGATGGCACACTTTCTGAAAAACTATTTTTTAATCATATTCATAAAGATTTACAACGATTTTATAAACATGCTCAAGATTCATTTCTTTATCAACCGTGGCCAACTATTAAAAAGGCAACATATTTTATACAAAAAAGTAAAAAAGCCCAACAACAGGAAATTTCATAA